The genomic window AACGCGGCTTTCGTTCGTTATTGCCTAAATGCCCATGGTAATTGGCATCATTCCGGCTGAAACCGTTATTTTGCAGTCGCTGGTAATTTCGGTCCCGATTATTGAAGGTTTGGTCCATCATTTCAGTAACGGGTCCATCATTATCCACTTCATCCAGAATTCGGGCATTTCCTCCGCCATTTCGCTGATTATCACTTGAATAATAGCCTATAGGCTGAACGTTATTATTGTTTCGATCTTGGACAGCTGTTTCATTATCATTTATGCCGCATCCAGCTAAACTAATGGACATGATCGCGGCAACAGGCAGTGAAAGTAGCTTTTTATTCAAGCGAACAACCCCCTCGCTAATATAAAAGCATGAGCTAATGCTCATTAATAGGGTGGCAGTTTTGACTTACTTTCATTCTGTCCAGTTACGTCCAATTAACACTCATTCAACCTTAGATTGCAATTCCTTGAAAAAATTTTGCCTCTCTTTAAATTGACCAACTGTTATATTCAGCAATTGTTGAATTTTCTCCTGCTGTACATGCGACCTTTCTCTTATCGCACGATTCCATTCCCTGAATATGTCCGTTGGATACCCAAGTCCATATAGAAATCCCTTTTCAAGTATAAACGGGTGCATGATCTTAAAACCAGCCAGATCCTTGAATGACCAGTCTAGGTAAGGCAATATCCTATTGGCATATTGAAGATAGTCGGAATGTGAATGTCCTAGGCTAATTAAATCAAAGTCAATCAGATGTAATTCACCGTTGTTTGCTCGCAAAAAATTATGGTGGGCGACATCTCCATGCAGAATAACCTTTTTCCCGCTTAGGAAGAAGTTTTGCTCTGCCTGAATTCCTTTTAAGGACCAGTCTGCCCAAACAAGTAATTCATTAATGATTTCTTTTTGCACATAATACTTTATGATCGGCAGATTATTTAAAAATATAGCTGATCTTTCGTTCCATTTAGCTAATTGATTAAAATGGGAGAGTCCCCGTTCAAATTTTTTTGCCAGACTTTTTGTTGCTGAGTGAAAATCGTTTAATAAGCTTAAACCTTCCAGTTGATCTTTCAGTTGATGAAATGTAAATGGAAAATCCGAAGGCTGGATATATTCTAGACAACTATAAAAGCTACCTTCAAAATGTAATGGCGGATACTTCGCCAATTGATAAAAGGAATATGTTTTTAAAAATCCTTCACCTTTCAGTACCCTTAAAAAATCTTCCTGTTGCTTTAGTCGTGAAAAACTAGAAAATCCCTTTAATATAAAATCCATATCCGGTGACTTAACATAAAAAACCTTTTTTCTAATTGGTTTAATATCTTCAATTGTAATCGTAAGCTGATTTTGTAAATAGGAGAAGAGACGATTAATAAATAAATCGTCTCCTCCGTGATTAATCTTCATAATCGCTGCTCTCTTCAAAGCTCCGAGGCATCCCGAAAGCGTGACCTCCCATTGGTCCCTGTCCATATGGACTCATATATGGATTCATTTGTCCAGGCATTGGATAGCCCATTTGCGGGTAACCCGTTTGCTGTCCATATGGAGTACCGTACATAGGAGCTGCTCCCATGTCATACATTCCAGGTGATCCATAGCCTGGATTATAGGCCCCCTGAAACATTTGTGGAGCTCCGCTGCCGCAGCCACAATCTTCCTTTACTCCTTGTACAGGCATCATCGACATTTTGCTTTGAGTCGGCATTACCGGCATCTGACTTTGAGTTGGCATCATCGGCATTTGAGCTTCTGTTGGCATTAGTGGCATTTGGCTTTGAATTGGCATTAGTGGCATTTGGCTTTGAATTGGCATCATTGGCATTTGACTTTGAGTTGGCATCATTGGCATTTGACTTTGAGTTGGCATCATCGGCATTTGGCTTTGAGTTGGCATCATCGGCATCTGGGCCATTTCAGGAGATTCCTCCATCACTCCTTGTACTTGGGGCATTACTCCCATTTGCGGATAACCATACGGCATTTGCCCATATGGCATCGGACCGCAAAAACCGGATCCAGGCATGACTGGAGATATTGGAATCATTTGTGCTGGATAAGGAGGGCATGGCGCCTGTGGATAACCATAGGCTGGCTGCATAGCTGGTGCCGTAAATGTTGGCTGAAGCGGCAACTGTTGCTGCCCCATTTCTTCTACACCCATTACTGGTGCTGGCATTTGAGCTCCTTGTACTTGAGTATAGGCTGGATTCATGTGTGGCATTTGATGCATCGGCATGAATGAAGATGATTCCTCAAAACCAGGGCTTTCCACACCTGCTAATCCGTAATGCGGCATTTGATGCATCGGCATTGCTGGTGCCTGATACATAGGCATAGTTGCTGCCCCCTGAACTTGCGGGTAACCCATAGCATGAGGATATCCACCTGGAAACCCAGCGCCAGGCATTACTTGAGAAACAGGATAAAAACTTTGTGGTTGATATGGATACATTGGCTGATAAAACCCTCCTTGTTGTTTATGAACATTCGATTCACTTTCAATTGATTCAGGGCTTTCATGGGCAATTGGTTTAACTTGTGGAAGGATGTTTACTGGTTTGGGCGGGAGCTGTGGTACCGGCTTCTGTGCCGCTAAATTCATGTAGTAGTTTTGGTCTGATTCAGGCATAATGGGCTTTGGCATTTTTGGAGCGTATGGTTTAATGGGCATCTCTTCTTGTGGTGACACCATTTTTGGTAATTGCTTTGGTGTTTCCATCTGTGGTGACACCATTTTTGGTAATTGCTTTGGTGTTTCCATCTGTGGTGATACCATTTTCGGTAATTGCTTTGGTGCTTCTGCCTGTGGTGATACCATTTTCGGCAATTGCTTTGGCGCTTCTGCCTGTGGTGATACCATTTTCGGCAATTGCTTTGGCGCTTCCACCTGTGGTGATACCGCTTTTGGCAATTGCTTTGGTGCTTCCACCTTTGGTGATACCGCTTTTGGCAATTGCTTTGGTGCTTCCATCTGCGGCGCTTCTTTTATCGGTATTTCTTTTGGTGCTTCAACTACAGGCAATGTCATTGGTTTTTCTTTAGCAAAGGGGTGTTCTGTAATAGGCATTTCCTTTTTAGCACCCATACTGATTTTTGTTTCCGGCATGCCTCCTATTGGAGCTTCTTTTTTGATGGATCCTCCAGATCCAGGTACTTTTATTTTCATGCCGGGCATAATCATATCAGGATTACTGAGCTGTGTATTCATCTTTTTCAGCTCTTCAAAATTCACGCCGTACTTTTTGGCGATCTTCCAAAGAGTATCCCCTTTTTGTACGATATGGATCTTCACTCTGAATTCCCTCCTAGTCAAATGTCCATATAGTGTATGTCAAAGTGGGCAAATTGCTAACAATCTACACAAAAACTTATGCGATTATTATCAATAATATGATTAGAGACCTTTTTTACAACGAATTTAAATATTTTTTTTATAGGTATTTGTTAAACTTTCTTGTTGTTTGACTTTAATATAAAAGAAAACCCCCGAAACGGAGGTTTATGATTGGATTAGCATTCTTTCTAATGCAAGCTTTGCATTTGCTGCAATTGCTTTATCTACTTTTATTAGGTTATGCTCTTCACTTTGTTCAATCGTCTCCAGACACCAGACAAGATGAGGCAAATCGATACGATTCATCGTCAGGCATGGACACATATGAGGATTTAACGAGATAATATGTTTATCCGGATGCTGCTTAATAATTCGGTTGACAAGATTCATTTCTGTTCCAATTGCCCAGGATGAACCTTTCTCAGCTTTATTAATCGCATTAATAATATAATTGGTCGATCCTGCCATATCTGAAAGAGCCACTACTTCTCTTGAACATTCAGGATGGACGATAATTTTCATACCTGGATAAGTACTGCGGACATCCTCGATATTCGCGACTGTGAAATTCTCATGGACGGAGCAATGCCCCTTCCAGAGGATAACCTTTATATTCTCGATCGGACCTTCATACTCAAGGGTATCACTGATCGGATTCCACACAGCCATTTCCTCAAGGCCAATACCTAAATTATAGGCCGTATTTCTGCCTAAATGCTGATCAGGTAAGAATAAGATCCTGGATTTTTGTTCAAATGCCCATTGAACCATTTTTTCTGCATTCGAAGAGGTAACTGTAGCGCCGCCGTGCTCACCGACAAAGGACTTAATGGCAGCAGTTGAATTCACATATGTTAATGGAAGGATCGTTTCTCCAAAAAGGTTGATTAACTTTTCCCATGCTCTTTCTGTTTGGTAAATATCCGCCATATCCGCCATTGAGCAACCTGCTCGCATATCAGGAAGATAAACCTTTTGACTTTCTGTAGTCAAAATATCAGCAGTTTCTGCCATAAAATGAACACCGCAAAAAACAATATGCTCTGCCTCTTTATTTTCCTCAGATAATTGAGCGAGCTTCAAGGAATCTCCAGTTGCATCTGCAAATTGAATCACTTCATCCTTTTGGTAATGGTGACCCGGAATAAACAACTTTTTCCCAAGTTTATTTCTAATGGATTTTACTCTATTCTCTAGTTCTTCTGTTGTCATATTTCGATATTTCTCTGGAAGAACATTTGACCCCTTTTCAAGCGTTTGAAATATATTCATCTCTTTTTCCCCTTTGCGGTATTTATCTATAATAGTTGTTTGAAATATCTTCTATTGATTTACTCCCCAACCTTAACCTTTACACTGATATCTAATGATTTAGCTGAATGGGTTAAGAAGCCAAGTGAGATATAATCAACTCCTGTATCACTGTAGCTAGAAAGATTGTCAAGTGTAATTCCGCCAGATGCTTCTGTAACTATCCCTTCAGGCACGTATGGAATCCATTCCTTTATTTCTTCAGGCTGTCTATTGTCAAACATGATAACGTCCGCACTAGCTGCAGCAGCCTCCATTACTTGTGCTTTAGTTTCGGTCTCTACCTCAATCTTAACCATATGACCAATATGTGAACGAACAGCTGAAACTGCCTTTTCAATCGAGCCAGCGAAGGTGATATGATTGTCTTTAATCATCACAGCATCATAAAGTCCGTAACGGTGGTTAAAGCCACCTCCACAGCGTACAGCGTATTTTTCCAGCATTCTTAGGCCCGGCGTTGTTTTTCTTGTATCACAAATTTTCGTATGAGAACTATTTAATTCGGAAACAGCTTTATTAGTAATTGTTGCAATACCACTCATTCGCTGAATAAGATTAAGAATGACTCTTTCACCCTTTAGTAAATGGGCTACAGTTCCTTCTGCTGTTGCTAAAACTTGCCCATTCTCAATGGTTTCCCCATCCTTTATCTTCATTTCGACTTTAATTTCGTTGTCCAGAATGGAAAATCCAGTCCGAATAACATCCTCCCCGCAGAAAATTCCATGATCCTTAGCAATAAAAACGATTTCCCCTTTTTCCTCTTTTCCGAAAATAAGCTCACTCGTAATATCCCGATCACCAATATCCTCCAAAAAAAATTGCTCAAGTTGCAAGCGCAGCTTTAATTTGTTCATGCTTATCATCCTTTTCAGTTTTTCGGCGATGGATTATTTGCTTTCGCAGCCAATCCCGATCATTTTCACACGGATAATCCTGTCTGAAATGTCCACCGCGGCTTTCTGTTCTTTTTAAAGCTGAATCTGTTACAAGCCATGCAGTTATTAGCATGAATATCATTTCGATTTCTTCAATTGATAAGTTATCAATATTCCCATCCAATTGCTTATTGATATGAAAGCTTTCAAGCCATTCCTTCTGCCTAGAGAGGCCATCCTTCGTGCGCATAATTCCGACATTCTCCATCATCAATTTTTGGATGCTAGCTTGAGAAGGCAGTTGTTTTGTTATACTCATTGGAATCGATGATTGTCCATATGATTTCAAAGAAACTGAATGCAATACTGGAGAAGTATTAATCCATTCAGCGAGTTTTTTTCCGATGAATAATCCTTCCAGCAAGGAATTACTTGCAAGTCTATTTGCTCCATGGATGCCTGAACAAGCTGCTTCCCCAATTGCATAAAGCCCTTCTAAACTGCTCCGTCCTAATAAATCCGTTATGATACCGCCCATTAAGAAGTGACTGCCTGGAACTATAGGAAGAAGCCCTTCCTTTATGTTGATCCCATGTTCCTCACATAAAGCAGTTATCGTTGGAAAACGTTCTTCAAATCCCTTTACAGAAGAAATATCCAGAAAAACGGGCTCTCCATTTTCAAGATAGTGGTAAATGGTTTGAGATACGATATGTCTCGGTGCTAAATCACTTAATGGATGGATGCTTTCCATAATCGATTTGCCAGCCTTTGTTACAAGGCGTCCTCCTTCACCACGAACTGCTTCTGAGATTAATCCAACCGCTTTTCCGTTAATATGAAGCAAGGTCGGATGGAACTGGATAAATTCCATATCAGTGATCTCGGCACCTGCCCTATAAGCAAGAGCAATTCCATCTCCAGTAACTGTGTCAGCATTCGAGGTATAAGCAAATAGCCGTCCACAGCCTCCCGTTGCTAAAACAATATGTTCACCAAAAAAGACTTCTGTTCTTCCATCTGGATATTTCCCTTTGACACCGATGCATCTCTCTCCAGCATCATCCATTAATAAGTCAAATACAAAAACATTTTCCATAATGGTTATATTCTGGTTTACATTTGCAGTCATAAATTGAATGAGATTTCTCCCGGTGGCATCGCCTCCACTGTGAACTATGCGATGATCACTATGTGCTCCTTCCATCCCGAGAAGGAGTTCCCCATCCGTTCCTATATCAAATGAACAGCCTTCAGCTATTAAGCCATTTATTAATGCTGGGCCTTCTTCCGTTATTTTCTTTACCGCCTCAGGATCATTATGAAATCTTCCCGCTTCCAACGTATCCAGATAATGCTTATCTGGATGATCCATTTTCCCTACTGCCGCGGCTACACCTCCTTGAGCGAAAAATGAATTACTATTATAAACATTAGACTTTGTGAGAATAATCACATTTAAGTCACAGCGAAGACTCTTTGCTAATTGCAAAGCCGATATCCCGCTGCCAATAATGATGACATTGCACTTTTTCATATTTACCTCCTGTTTTTACAGGTGTCTTGACACTTATATTTACATAGATTTAAAATTATGACAAGAGTTTTTATAGATTTTGTTAAAGATTAGCAGCTCTATCATTTATAATTTCAGAGAATAAGAGAATATGACTATGGAGTGATCTAGGGATGAAATATTTTGATTATGCTGCTAGCTGCCCTCTCGATAAGGAGGCAGCTGAGACATTTGTAAAGGCAGCAACCCAATATTATGGAAACTCACAAAGCCTGCATGATACAGGGAGTGACGCCAGCAGCTTATTAGAAAATTGCCGAAGTGGATGGGCCAATTTACTTCAAGTTCAGAAGGAGGGAATTTATTTTACGAGTGGGGGCTCTGAAGGTAATTTCCTTGCGGTTCACGCACTGTTAACAGCGGCGAAAAAAAAGGGCAAGCATATCATAACTAGCATGGCAGAGCATTCGTCCATTCATAGCACGTTAGAAAAATTAGTCAATGATCATCATTATGAAGTATCAGCAGTCCCCTTAGATTCTAATGGAATAGTTGATTTGAATCAGTTAAGATCAACAATTAGGGAGGATACCGTGCTAATAACCATTCAACATGGAAATTCTGAGATAGGCACCCTCCAGCCTCTTGAAGAAATTAGTATGCTCTGCAAAAAGAATCAAATACTGTTCCACAGCGATTGCGTACACACATTTGGGAAAACGGATTTTAGTAAAATGGCTTTATTGGCCGACAGTCTCTCTATTTCTGGACATAAATTTTTCGGACCTAAAGGAACTGGGGCTGTTTATATAAATCCCCATTTACATTGGATGCCCTACTACCCAAAAACATCTCATGAAAGAGGCTTTAGGCTAGGTACTGTTAATGTCCCGGGTATTGCAGCAATGACCGTAGCTGCCCAAAAGGCTGACAAGAATTTAGAAAATAACACAAATCATTACCAGCAGCTGCGGAAGACCTTATTACATGCCCTTGAACCTATACAGGATCAATATATTATTTATGGCTCTGATCATAATCAACAGCTCCCTTCAACGATTGGAATGAGCTTGAAAGGCATAGAAGGTCAATATGTGATGCTTGAGTGTAATCGGATGGGCTTTGCCGTTTCAACAGGAAGTGCTTGCCAGGTTGGCATGCAAACAATATCTAAAACGATGAATGCCATGGGAATTGCAGGGAAGGAAGCGAAAGAGTTTATTAGAATTTCCTTTGGCTGGAATACAACAGAAGCAGACACAGAAGCATTAGGGAAAGCCCTTGTGAGAATAGCACAAGAATTTCTTCCGAGTTAAGCAAATTTAATATTACAGAACTTATATGTTAAAATGTATCATTATCGTCATATAAAGGGAGATATTGAAAAATGAAGGATCAGAAAAAGGTACTCGGTGAGGAAAGAAGAGAACTGCTGCTCGAGTTATTAAAGACAAATGGCGAACCGATAACAGGCAATGAGCTAGCAGCTAGAACAAACGTAAGCAGACAGGTCATTGTAGGGGATATTACATTGCTTAAAGCAAGAGGAGAGCCTATCATTGCTACAAGCCAAGGATATATGTACTTAACACAGGCTGCCATCTCCACTTCTGTTGAACGAACCGTAGCAAGCTCCCACACTCCCGAAAGAACAGAAGAAGAGCTGAATTTGCTAGTGGACCATGGAGTAACCGTAAAGGATGTGCGCATTGAACATCCTGTATATGGAGATTTGATTGCTTCTGTAATGGTTTCAAATCGAAAGGAAGTCAAGCAATTTATTGAAAAAATAAAGGCAACAAATGCTGCCTACCTATCAGAGCTTACAGAAGGCATTCACCTCCACACCCTCCAAGCGGCCTCCGAACATAAACTCGATGAAGCAGTCGATGCTTTAAAAAAAGCTAATTTTATGGTGGAATAAGAAAAAGGATCCCAATGACCGGGATCCTCTTTATAAGATAGCTCATATATAGTGAACTCGGCTTTTTTCCATGCCGAGCTGAAAGTATGGATAGCTTCCGAGAATTTTCACTTTACAGTCTAATGCTTCTAGTTCAGCGACTACTCCTGGAATAAGTACATCATCCTGCTTCATATCCACATCGATAATAAAGAAGTAATTACCAAGACCCGTTTTCATTGGTCTCGATTCAATCTTAGAAAGATTTAGTCTTCTCCAGGCAAAAGCTGAAAGAACCTGATGAAGAGCTCCGGCACGATCATCGGGCAAAGTAATCATGACGGTCGTTTTGTAGCCCTTAAATGATGCCTTCTCTTCCCGCAAATGCACATCGTTCTTCGATAGAACAATAAATCGAGTATGGTTATAGCTTACATCGTGAATATCCTCACGTACAATTTCAAGACCATATTCCTTCGCCGCAAGCTCGTTAGCAATGGCTCCCGCTTTAATGTCTGGATGTTCCTTTACAAACTGAGCTGCTGCAGCGGTTGATGTTGTTTTTTCACACGGCGTCCCCTTTAGCTCTTTATGCAGAAATCTATGACATTGAGCTAAAGCATGAGAATGGCTGTATACAACACCAGTTTCCTTCCAGTGATCTTTATTTGCCGGATGAACCATAAAATGCTGCCTAATCGGACAAGTGATTTCCCCAACGATTGGCAGATCTACTTCATGAACTAAATAATCAAGTGTAATATTAACCGATCCCTCAAGTGCATTCTCTAGTGGTACTACTGCTATTTCAATGTCATCCTCTATTAAAGCATCAAAACAATCAGGAATTGTTAAATAGGGTACAGCCTGTTCTTCGGGAAACATTTCCCGTACAGCGATGTCAGTAAATGTTGCTTTTGGACCCAAATAACCTACTTTCACGAATATCTCTCCCTTACCTACATACAATCTTTAATACTAATACTTTACCACTTTACATTAAGAATGTATGTAATCAATTTTGATTGTTTTGAAAAAAGGCCCATAAAAGAAAAAATCAAGGCCGGAAGAGGTACATAGATTATGCACCTGAACCGAGTACCTCAACTTTTTCTACAAACTCTAGTTTTCTTAAATTTGCGAGCAACTCTTCAATTTCCATAGCCATCTCTGTAATATTTAAGCTCAGGGTCACGTTTGCCCTTCCCATTAAAGGGATCGTTTGGTGAATCGTCATTACATTACATCCAGAAGAGGCAACTACAGCAAGTAAATGGGATAAAGTACCTGAACGATCTTCCAGATAGAAAAATAAAGTAATTAATCTTTCTTTGACCACAGTATGGAAAGGAAAGACAGTATCCCTGTATTTATAAAAGGCGCTCCTGCTCAAATCCACCTTTTGCACTGCATCCCAAACGGATTCTGCCTTCCCTCTCTCAATCATTTCTTTTGCATCTAACGTTTTTTTCATAGCCTCAGGAAGAACATCCTCCCGAACGAGGTAAAATTTCTTATCGAACTTCTCCTGTCTCATACCTACACTCCATTAAGCCTGAAGAGATTATTCTATAAACTCAAACTCATATTCAAGAAGCTTTACCGTATCCCCATCTTTTGCCCCTTTTTCGCGGAGAGCTTCATCAACACCCATTCCACGAAGCTGTCTTGCAAATCGGCGGACAGACTCATCCCGAGTAAAGTCCGTCATCTTGAAGAGCTTCTCAATAGCGTCTCCTGAAACAATAAATGTGCCAGCTGAATCCCTTGTAATGACAAATTCAGTTTCTTCCGCTTCATGTTTATATACTACGCGATGGACACCTGTTTCGACCTCATCATGCAGCGGGAATTCAGGTGTTTTTTCGATTTTATCAGCAACAGCAAATATTAAATCTCTTAATCCCTGCCTTGTAATTGCCGAAATCGGGAAGACCGGATAATCTTCTTCAATTTGCTCTTTGAACTTTTGAAGATTTTCTTCTGCTCCAGGCATTTCCATTTTATTTGCTACAATAACTTGGGGTCTTTCTGTTAAGCGCAAATTATATTCTCGTAGTTCTTTATTAATGGTTAAGTAATCTTCATAAGGATCTCTGCCTTCTGTAGCCGCCATGTCGATGACGTGAACGATTACACGGGTACGTTCAATATGTCTTAGAAATTGATGGCCAAGACCGACTCCTGAGTGTGCCCCCTCGATTAATCCCGGCAGGTCTGCTAGGACAAAGCTGCGCCCGTCTTCTGTTTCAACCATACCTAGATTTGGAGCAATAGTTGTAAAATGGTATTCTGCAATTTTCGGTCTAGCTGAAGATACAACAGATAATAGCGTTGATTTTCCTACGCTTGGAAAGCCAACAAGCCCAGCATCAGCCAAAAGCTTTAATTCAAGAATAACTTCTCTCTCGATTCCCGGCTCCCCATGCTCTGATAATTCCGGTGCTGGATTAGAAGGAGTGGCAAACCTTGAGTTTCCTCTTCCTCCTCGTCCGCCTCTTGCAATCACAGCTCGTTGGCCATGCTCTGTCAGGTCAGCAATTATCTCATTTGTTTCTACATCTGTGACAACTGTACCAGGGGGAACCTTAACAATCATATCTTTAGCATTTCTGCCATGCTGGTTTTTGGACATGCCATGCTCCCCGCGCGTAGCCTTAAAATGGCGCTGATAACGGAAATCCATTAGTGTACGCAGCCCTTCGTTTACTTCAAAGACAACGTCTGCACCCTTACCGCCATCTCCGCCTGCAGGCCCTCCCTTAGGAACATATTTTTCGCGGCGGAAGGCAACCATGCCATTGCCTCCATCTCCGCCTTTAACATAAATTTTTACCTGATCGACAAACATATTATTCCTCCCGTCTTAGCTGTTTCAATTTCATAAAACAGCAAGAACTGTTTGTATTCCTTATGTACAATGATGATGGTCTATTTACTAGGGGAAACAAAAAAATCAAATGATAGTTCTTGTTCAGTCCAGCTTTGAATGACAATTTCCGGAAAAGCTGATCCTTTTGTCTCCAAAAATTGCACTAGCTGAATCTTATTTAATATTATCCCTCTAAAATCAAAAAAGAAACGGGTTCCGTCTATTTGCGGATCAATTGTAACGGATAAATGATTCTCATTAAATGGCTTAATGGCTGAATTCAAATGTTTAAAGAAGGAACTAGTCCAATTTGTCAGCCAATCATCATCCAAAAAACCGCTCACTGAACTTTCCATTACATCATATTCAATTTGAAATGAATGATTTTCCCAATTATATGTAAGAAGCAAGGAGGCGAATTGAGGAATATTCAAGTTAGACAGCTTAGCTTCAGCTTGGGCATCAACAACAATT from Bacillus sp. DTU_2020_1000418_1_SI_GHA_SEK_038 includes these protein-coding regions:
- the nadC gene encoding carboxylating nicotinate-nucleotide diphosphorylase, coding for MNKLKLRLQLEQFFLEDIGDRDITSELIFGKEEKGEIVFIAKDHGIFCGEDVIRTGFSILDNEIKVEMKIKDGETIENGQVLATAEGTVAHLLKGERVILNLIQRMSGIATITNKAVSELNSSHTKICDTRKTTPGLRMLEKYAVRCGGGFNHRYGLYDAVMIKDNHITFAGSIEKAVSAVRSHIGHMVKIEVETETKAQVMEAAAASADVIMFDNRQPEEIKEWIPYVPEGIVTEASGGITLDNLSSYSDTGVDYISLGFLTHSAKSLDISVKVKVGE
- a CDS encoding transcription repressor NadR produces the protein MKDQKKVLGEERRELLLELLKTNGEPITGNELAARTNVSRQVIVGDITLLKARGEPIIATSQGYMYLTQAAISTSVERTVASSHTPERTEEELNLLVDHGVTVKDVRIEHPVYGDLIASVMVSNRKEVKQFIEKIKATNAAYLSELTEGIHLHTLQAASEHKLDEAVDALKKANFMVE
- a CDS encoding phosphotransferase, with product MKINHGGDDLFINRLFSYLQNQLTITIEDIKPIRKKVFYVKSPDMDFILKGFSSFSRLKQQEDFLRVLKGEGFLKTYSFYQLAKYPPLHFEGSFYSCLEYIQPSDFPFTFHQLKDQLEGLSLLNDFHSATKSLAKKFERGLSHFNQLAKWNERSAIFLNNLPIIKYYVQKEIINELLVWADWSLKGIQAEQNFFLSGKKVILHGDVAHHNFLRANNGELHLIDFDLISLGHSHSDYLQYANRILPYLDWSFKDLAGFKIMHPFILEKGFLYGLGYPTDIFREWNRAIRERSHVQQEKIQQLLNITVGQFKERQNFFKELQSKVE
- a CDS encoding IscS subfamily cysteine desulfurase encodes the protein MKYFDYAASCPLDKEAAETFVKAATQYYGNSQSLHDTGSDASSLLENCRSGWANLLQVQKEGIYFTSGGSEGNFLAVHALLTAAKKKGKHIITSMAEHSSIHSTLEKLVNDHHYEVSAVPLDSNGIVDLNQLRSTIREDTVLITIQHGNSEIGTLQPLEEISMLCKKNQILFHSDCVHTFGKTDFSKMALLADSLSISGHKFFGPKGTGAVYINPHLHWMPYYPKTSHERGFRLGTVNVPGIAAMTVAAQKADKNLENNTNHYQQLRKTLLHALEPIQDQYIIYGSDHNQQLPSTIGMSLKGIEGQYVMLECNRMGFAVSTGSACQVGMQTISKTMNAMGIAGKEAKEFIRISFGWNTTEADTEALGKALVRIAQEFLPS
- the nadA gene encoding quinolinate synthase NadA, which produces MNIFQTLEKGSNVLPEKYRNMTTEELENRVKSIRNKLGKKLFIPGHHYQKDEVIQFADATGDSLKLAQLSEENKEAEHIVFCGVHFMAETADILTTESQKVYLPDMRAGCSMADMADIYQTERAWEKLINLFGETILPLTYVNSTAAIKSFVGEHGGATVTSSNAEKMVQWAFEQKSRILFLPDQHLGRNTAYNLGIGLEEMAVWNPISDTLEYEGPIENIKVILWKGHCSVHENFTVANIEDVRSTYPGMKIIVHPECSREVVALSDMAGSTNYIINAINKAEKGSSWAIGTEMNLVNRIIKQHPDKHIISLNPHMCPCLTMNRIDLPHLVWCLETIEQSEEHNLIKVDKAIAANAKLALERMLIQS
- the nadB gene encoding L-aspartate oxidase, giving the protein MKKCNVIIIGSGISALQLAKSLRCDLNVIILTKSNVYNSNSFFAQGGVAAAVGKMDHPDKHYLDTLEAGRFHNDPEAVKKITEEGPALINGLIAEGCSFDIGTDGELLLGMEGAHSDHRIVHSGGDATGRNLIQFMTANVNQNITIMENVFVFDLLMDDAGERCIGVKGKYPDGRTEVFFGEHIVLATGGCGRLFAYTSNADTVTGDGIALAYRAGAEITDMEFIQFHPTLLHINGKAVGLISEAVRGEGGRLVTKAGKSIMESIHPLSDLAPRHIVSQTIYHYLENGEPVFLDISSVKGFEERFPTITALCEEHGINIKEGLLPIVPGSHFLMGGIITDLLGRSSLEGLYAIGEAACSGIHGANRLASNSLLEGLFIGKKLAEWINTSPVLHSVSLKSYGQSSIPMSITKQLPSQASIQKLMMENVGIMRTKDGLSRQKEWLESFHINKQLDGNIDNLSIEEIEMIFMLITAWLVTDSALKRTESRGGHFRQDYPCENDRDWLRKQIIHRRKTEKDDKHEQIKAALAT
- the safA gene encoding SafA/ExsA family spore coat assembly protein; this translates as MKIHIVQKGDTLWKIAKKYGVNFEELKKMNTQLSNPDMIMPGMKIKVPGSGGSIKKEAPIGGMPETKISMGAKKEMPITEHPFAKEKPMTLPVVEAPKEIPIKEAPQMEAPKQLPKAVSPKVEAPKQLPKAVSPQVEAPKQLPKMVSPQAEAPKQLPKMVSPQAEAPKQLPKMVSPQMETPKQLPKMVSPQMETPKQLPKMVSPQEEMPIKPYAPKMPKPIMPESDQNYYMNLAAQKPVPQLPPKPVNILPQVKPIAHESPESIESESNVHKQQGGFYQPMYPYQPQSFYPVSQVMPGAGFPGGYPHAMGYPQVQGAATMPMYQAPAMPMHQMPHYGLAGVESPGFEESSSFMPMHQMPHMNPAYTQVQGAQMPAPVMGVEEMGQQQLPLQPTFTAPAMQPAYGYPQAPCPPYPAQMIPISPVMPGSGFCGPMPYGQMPYGYPQMGVMPQVQGVMEESPEMAQMPMMPTQSQMPMMPTQSQMPMMPTQSQMPMMPIQSQMPLMPIQSQMPLMPTEAQMPMMPTQSQMPVMPTQSKMSMMPVQGVKEDCGCGSGAPQMFQGAYNPGYGSPGMYDMGAAPMYGTPYGQQTGYPQMGYPMPGQMNPYMSPYGQGPMGGHAFGMPRSFEESSDYED
- a CDS encoding YhcN/YlaJ family sporulation lipoprotein, with product MNKKLLSLPVAAIMSISLAGCGINDNETAVQDRNNNNVQPIGYYSSDNQRNGGGNARILDEVDNDGPVTEMMDQTFNNRDRNYQRLQNNGFSRNDANYHGHLGNNERKPRSSYYEGYDGKFINQINQAAHVNNVRDVESLVRGNDVLIAVNLADNDRKQETIAKIRQAVSPYLNGKTAYIATDPSTFNHIKVIDNDLRQGGPRDQINLDTQNIFNALKKR